The genomic DNA TAACTCTCTTCCCCTATCGTTTTATAGCTATGAGAAACACCTGCCGGAATTAGTAAAATATCGCCTGCTTTAGCTTCTATAATTTCATCTCCGATTTGAACACTCGCACGACCCGATAAAACGAACTGTTCATGCTCAACGCTGTTTGTATGAAGCGGCATATGTCCGCCTGCTTCGATTATAAAGTTGCGCATTGCAAAATTCGGCGATTCGTCAGGAGATAAAAGCATTTTCATAGACACGCCTTTTCCTGCTTTTTGAGGCATTGCCTCGATAGAATTAATCTCTTTGTGTAGGTACATTATAGCCCCTTGTTATAAATTTTTCGGTAGCATATCATAAAAGTGTTTGGAGATTATTTATGAATATCGCAAAAAATATAACAGAGCTAATAGGAAATACTCCTTTAGTCAGGTTAAACAAAGCATCAAAGGCAACCGGTGCAAATATAATAGCAAAATGTGAGTTTATGAACCCGACAAGCTCGGTAAAAGATAGAATCGGTTTTAATATGATAAGACGAGCGATGGAAGAGGGAAAAATAACAAAGGATACTACTATAATCGAGCCTACAAGCGGAAATACGGGAATTGCATTGGCAGCAAACTGTGCCGCACTTGATTTAAAACTGATTTTAACAATGCCCGAATCTATGAGTATAGAGAGAAGAAAGTTATTAAAAGCATTCGGAGCCGAACTTGTTTTGACCTCCGCTTCACTTGGGATGAGCGGTGCGATTGCCAAAGCGGACGAACTTGGGCGTGAAATTGAAAACTCGATTGTTTTACAGCAGTTTAAAAATCCATCCAATCCCGAGATTCATATGCTTACAACGGCTAAAGAGATACTACGAGATACGGATGGCAAGCTTGATGCTTTTGTAGCCGCAGTAGGGACTGGCGGAACATTAAGCGGAACGGCAAAGGTTTTAAAAGAGCAGATTCAAAATATAGCTATTTTTGCGGTAGAGCCTGCAAGCTCTGCGGTGCTATCGGGAGAGTGTGCCGGTGCGCATGCCATTCAGGGTATCGGAGCGGGATTTATACCGGATACATTGGATAGAACAATCTACGGTGAAGTTATAAAAGTAAGCAATGAAGATGCGATTAACACGGCAAAAAAGTTAGCAAAAGAAGAGGGTCTGCTTGTGGGTATATCTGCGGGTGCGAATGTATTTGCTACGATGCAGATTGCTTCAAGAGAGGAGTTTAGGGGGAAAACACTTTTAACAATTCTTTGTGATACTGGCGAGAGATATCTAAGCACAGAACTTTTTAATGAGTAATACTTTTTTTGAAACTATCAAAGTAATCGACGGGAAAGTTTTTAATATCTCTTTTCATCAAGAGAGGTATGAAAGCGTTTTAAATCATTTTAGTATAAACAGTGCAAAAAATCTGCAAGAATTTATAAAACCGCCAAAAATAGGTTTTTTTAGATGCCGTCTTGTTTATGGAATTTCTAAAAATTCGCATACCTTGAATGTAACATATCATGAATACAAAAAAAGGGAAATAAATTCTCTAAAACTGCTCTACAGTGACGATATAAGTTACGGGTTCAAATCTACATACAGAGACAAACTTGATGAATTATACGCTTTAAGGGGTGAGTGCGATGATATTTTGATAGTAAAGAACTCTCTTGTAACCGACACTTCTATAGCGAATATCGCTTTTTTTGACGGTAGCAGATGGATTACTCCTGCATCGCCGCTTTTAAGAGGAACAACAAGAGAGAGACTCTTAAGAGAGGGTAAAATATTTGAAGAAGAGATACATGTTAATGATTTAGAAAATTTTTCACAAGTTGCTCTTATGAATGCGATGATAGATTTTGATATAATTACGAAAAATGCAAAGGATTTTTGTGCTAGATAATTTGATAGAAGATAGAGATTTTGCAAAAATAATGCAAAAAAATATAGAGAATTTAATCATCCTGCTATTTGAAAAAGATCAAAATTTCGGAGTTCTTTGTAAGATAGAACATATATCTTTTGAACCTCCGCTGCCTAAGAGCATAAGTTCGGAGTTTAGACCTATGACACTTTTTTTCTTGGCGGGATATACTTTTGATACTGCTAGTATTGTAGATGACAAGATAGTTTTTGAAGCTGGCTTCGGTGCGGATAATTTTGGCAGTATCGTAACAGTTCCTCTTTTGAGTATTATGCAGATAATCGTAGATGAGACGCCGCTGCTTATAAATCTGGCTGATTATAAAAAGGAGAATAAAATAATTCAAAAGGTAGATAACGGAGGAGTTGAAAACTCGATGGCATCTTTTTTATCAAACCCTGAAAATTCAAAATTTTTAAAAAAATAGAATTGAAACCTCTGAACAATTATTGAATTAGACCCTGAATGACCAAAGGAAATACCCTTGCGGTACAAGTTCAGGGTGACGGGTAGTTCGTCATTCCAAGCTTGACTTGGAATCTAGTTTATGATTTAATCGGAGAATTCAATCTATATTTTGTTTAGAGACAGCAGATAATTTACGACATTATCGACAAAAGCATCATGTTTTTTATCTTTTAAGTATGCTATATAAAAGCTTCTCTCAATTTTATAATTTTTTAGTCTTGCTTCAAAAAGTTTTCCGTTTGCAAGCTCGTTTAATATCACATGTCTTGACATTACCGAAACTACCGGTCTTTGACTCTTAGGATCTGCACACAAAATCGACTCTTTGATGGCGGTAGGGCTTCCGAGTATGCCGAGTACATTGAAGTTGCTGCATTGAACCCCCATCTCTTCAAAAACATCGCTTGTCAGTTTTCTTGTATGAGAGTGTTCATCTCTGCATATCCAATCAAATCCCATTAAATCTTCGGCAGTCAAATGTTTTTTTAGCGGTTGGTTGGAAAACACGACTAACTCGTCTAAAACCCACTCTCTATATACTATGCCGTCTCTAAAAACAGGAGATTCGATAAGAGCAAGATCTATCTTTTTATCTTCAAGCTGGTCAATAATCTCGTGGGATAATCCGACATTCATATAGACATTATTGTTTATTCTGCTTTTAATTTCACCGAGATAATTCGGCAGAATATAATTTCCTATTACATTTGACGAACCCATAATAAATGTAAAATCTTTATTGATAATTTTTAAAAGTTCCTTCTCGCTGCTCATTATTGCTTTTTCAAGTTTAGTTGCAATCCTGAAAAGATCTTCACCCTCTTTTGTCAGCAAAATACCGTTCTTTTTTCTCTCTACAATCTTTGTGTCAAGATAATCTTCTATAAATTTTATTTGTTGCGTAACCGCAGGTTGAGAGACACCAAGCTTTGCCGATGCTTTTGAAAAACTTTTCTCTTTTATGACCATTAAGAAAGTTTGGAGTTTTGCAAAATCTTTTAACATAATAATTCCCATAAGTATATATAATAAATAAAAGTATAACTCATAATTATAATTAAAGCAATAGCTTTGTAATAATTTATATCTTTTAGGTTATAATAAACTAAAACAATACGAATAGTGACAAAAAAATGGAAAAAATATTTGATAAATTAAACGAGTCGCAGATTTGTGCCGTAAAGCAAACGGAAGGTTCTGTGCTGATTTTAGCCGGTGCGGGAAGCGGAAAGACAACTACGATAGTCTCTCGTTTAGCTTACCTCGTTGAGGGAGTAGGGATTCCTGCTTCAAATACTTTAACACTGACATTTACAAATAAAGCTGCAAAAGAGATGAGAGAGAGAGCATCCGCTATGATGGACGGTTCGTCTTACCCTCCTCTTTTGTGTACCTTTCATAAATTTGGACTGCTATTTTTAAAGTTTCATATTCATCTTTTAAATCGCCAAAATAATTTTGTAGTAATTGATACCGATGATAAGAAGCGCATCATAAAAAAGATAAACAGCGAAATTCCTACACCGCTGATAGCAAGTGAAATATCAAGATATAAAAACTCTCTTTTAAACCCCGATGATGCTTATAAACAGGCAGAATTCTTTAATTATCAGCAGATTGCAAAAATATATGAAGAGTATGAAGCTTATCTTTTGGAGAATAATTTAGTAGATTTTGACGATTTAATCGCACTAACATATAGGCTTTTAGACGAAAATGAGGAGCTTGCCCGTGCGACCTCCGAAAAATATCGCTACATAATGGTAGATGAGTATCAAGATACGAATGAGTTGCAGTTAAAATTGCTGCAAAAGCTTTGTAGCACGCACAATAATTTATGCGTAGTGGGCGATGACGACCAGAGCATATACGGATGGCGCGGTGCACATATAAGAAATATTATGGAGTTTGATCAGGATTTTAAGGATACGGCTGTTTTTAAGCTTGAAGAAAATTATCGTTCAAAAGAGCCGATACTCAGAGTTGCAAATGCACTTATAGAGCATAATCGCTCAAGGCTCGGTAAAAAGCTTATTCCTACTCGCGGAAGCGGTGAAGAGGTGATAATTTTAAACTCTAATGACGAAAATGAGGAGGCTAGAAAAATTGCCTCTAAAATTACCAAGCTTTTAGATTCCGGCATAAGAGCGCAAAATATAGCCGTGCTCTATCGCGTCAATGTTTTAAGCCGTTCAATCGAAGAGGGACTTAATCGTGCAGGTATCGCATATAAACTTGTCGGCGGACTCAGATTTTATGACAGAGCCGAAATAAAAGATCTTATAAGTTATATTCGTGTTATTACAAATTTTCATGATGATTTTTCATTTAAACGCATAGTGAATAAACCAAAAAGAGGTTTAGGCAAAGCAAGCGTAGATAAAATAGAGTTAGCTGCGCATGCAAGCGAATTGTCGATGTTTGAGTATATTGAAAAAATTTCGCTTGCAGAATTGGAACTTTTAGTAAAAGGCAAGAATGCAAAAACACTCAAAAAGTTTATAAAAGATATCCAAAGCGTAGCAAAAATAGTAAATGAGTCCACATATAACTTTATAGATGTTTTAGAAGATACTTTTCATCTAAAAGAGATTTACGCAGGTATGCCCGATGAAGCGGAAAAGATACTCAATATGGATGAATTTTACGGACTATTTAGAGATTTTGTAAAAAATTCTCCCGAAGCTTCATTGGATGAGTTTCTAAATGAATTGACGCT from Sulfurimonas sp. includes the following:
- a CDS encoding cupin domain-containing protein, giving the protein MYLHKEINSIEAMPQKAGKGVSMKMLLSPDESPNFAMRNFIIEAGGHMPLHTNSVEHEQFVLSGRASVQIGDEIIEAKAGDILLIPAGVSHSYKTIGEESYSFLCLVPKGEDYITIIK
- the cysK gene encoding cysteine synthase A, giving the protein MNIAKNITELIGNTPLVRLNKASKATGANIIAKCEFMNPTSSVKDRIGFNMIRRAMEEGKITKDTTIIEPTSGNTGIALAANCAALDLKLILTMPESMSIERRKLLKAFGAELVLTSASLGMSGAIAKADELGREIENSIVLQQFKNPSNPEIHMLTTAKEILRDTDGKLDAFVAAVGTGGTLSGTAKVLKEQIQNIAIFAVEPASSAVLSGECAGAHAIQGIGAGFIPDTLDRTIYGEVIKVSNEDAINTAKKLAKEEGLLVGISAGANVFATMQIASREEFRGKTLLTILCDTGERYLSTELFNE
- a CDS encoding aminotransferase class IV family protein; translation: MSNTFFETIKVIDGKVFNISFHQERYESVLNHFSINSAKNLQEFIKPPKIGFFRCRLVYGISKNSHTLNVTYHEYKKREINSLKLLYSDDISYGFKSTYRDKLDELYALRGECDDILIVKNSLVTDTSIANIAFFDGSRWITPASPLLRGTTRERLLREGKIFEEEIHVNDLENFSQVALMNAMIDFDIITKNAKDFCAR
- a CDS encoding ATP-dependent helicase, which gives rise to MEKIFDKLNESQICAVKQTEGSVLILAGAGSGKTTTIVSRLAYLVEGVGIPASNTLTLTFTNKAAKEMRERASAMMDGSSYPPLLCTFHKFGLLFLKFHIHLLNRQNNFVVIDTDDKKRIIKKINSEIPTPLIASEISRYKNSLLNPDDAYKQAEFFNYQQIAKIYEEYEAYLLENNLVDFDDLIALTYRLLDENEELARATSEKYRYIMVDEYQDTNELQLKLLQKLCSTHNNLCVVGDDDQSIYGWRGAHIRNIMEFDQDFKDTAVFKLEENYRSKEPILRVANALIEHNRSRLGKKLIPTRGSGEEVIILNSNDENEEARKIASKITKLLDSGIRAQNIAVLYRVNVLSRSIEEGLNRAGIAYKLVGGLRFYDRAEIKDLISYIRVITNFHDDFSFKRIVNKPKRGLGKASVDKIELAAHASELSMFEYIEKISLAELELLVKGKNAKTLKKFIKDIQSVAKIVNESTYNFIDVLEDTFHLKEIYAGMPDEAEKILNMDEFYGLFRDFVKNSPEASLDEFLNELTLQSEQDQVEGESIYMMSIHASKGLEFDHIFIIGLEEGFLPLVGDGSDLEEERRLGYVSFTRAKETLTLSHVGSRFYKGRRSDLQKSRFFNEAGLCEGSLIVEKNTAFKKGDLVRHKIFGTGRVNGVSKSGREFKLNINFAGTKRDILASFVERL
- a CDS encoding LysR family transcriptional regulator, whose amino-acid sequence is MLKDFAKLQTFLMVIKEKSFSKASAKLGVSQPAVTQQIKFIEDYLDTKIVERKKNGILLTKEGEDLFRIATKLEKAIMSSEKELLKIINKDFTFIMGSSNVIGNYILPNYLGEIKSRINNNVYMNVGLSHEIIDQLEDKKIDLALIESPVFRDGIVYREWVLDELVVFSNQPLKKHLTAEDLMGFDWICRDEHSHTRKLTSDVFEEMGVQCSNFNVLGILGSPTAIKESILCADPKSQRPVVSVMSRHVILNELANGKLFEARLKNYKIERSFYIAYLKDKKHDAFVDNVVNYLLSLNKI